In Halobaculum magnesiiphilum, the following proteins share a genomic window:
- a CDS encoding sulfatase: MTADWENVILLSADALRADHLSCYGYERETTPVLDELAEVSIRFTNAYSASSHTREAVPALLTGEYPDVAVDSGYHLASETVASTLSEEGFATGGFHSNPFVSRAYGFDEGFDHFDDDLHLGQHKLIALAQRALDKLRNRHYARAEEINERSLNWVDSLEEGQPFFLWNHYMDTHGPYEPPGEYATLYADDGLSGRDAQSLYQRAIDEPESITEEERQLLIDLYDGEIRYNDMRIGQFLEALRERELLEESLLIVTADHGDAFGEHGYYEHPRYLHDEITHVPLFVRPPGGAGRVVKEPVSTLDIVATIKSGIGESASFSLLEDVDGNRRVFSQARGEDEHSHLRRYAVRTQDGACFGERDLDSGAIEFGDMTDRSLRSELEAHVEQRVRVENGDGAAEEEVDEEIERRLNALGYTE, from the coding sequence ATGACTGCGGACTGGGAGAACGTGATCCTGCTCTCGGCCGACGCGCTGCGAGCGGATCACCTCTCCTGTTACGGCTACGAACGAGAAACGACTCCTGTACTCGACGAGTTGGCCGAAGTGAGTATCCGGTTCACGAACGCGTACAGTGCGAGCTCGCACACGCGGGAGGCTGTTCCGGCACTGCTGACCGGGGAGTACCCTGACGTGGCCGTCGATTCGGGGTATCACCTTGCCTCGGAGACGGTGGCGTCGACGCTCTCCGAGGAAGGGTTCGCGACTGGTGGGTTCCACTCGAATCCGTTCGTCTCGCGGGCGTACGGATTCGACGAGGGATTCGACCACTTCGACGACGACCTCCACCTGGGCCAGCACAAGCTGATCGCGCTGGCCCAGCGGGCGCTGGATAAACTGCGAAATCGCCACTACGCCCGTGCCGAGGAGATCAACGAACGGTCGTTGAACTGGGTGGATTCGTTGGAGGAGGGCCAGCCGTTCTTCCTCTGGAACCACTACATGGACACCCATGGACCGTACGAGCCGCCCGGTGAGTACGCGACGCTGTACGCGGATGATGGACTATCAGGCCGTGATGCTCAGTCGCTGTATCAGCGGGCCATCGACGAGCCGGAGTCGATTACTGAGGAGGAGCGGCAACTGTTGATTGACCTGTACGATGGGGAGATTCGGTACAACGACATGCGGATCGGGCAGTTCCTAGAGGCGCTTCGGGAGCGTGAGTTGCTGGAGGAGTCGCTGTTGATCGTGACGGCTGACCACGGTGATGCGTTCGGTGAGCACGGGTACTACGAGCATCCGCGATATCTGCACGACGAAATCACGCACGTTCCGTTGTTCGTTCGGCCGCCCGGTGGTGCAGGTCGGGTCGTCAAGGAGCCGGTGAGTACGCTGGATATCGTGGCGACGATCAAGAGCGGTATTGGTGAGTCGGCGTCGTTTTCGCTGCTGGAGGACGTCGATGGGAATCGGCGCGTGTTCTCCCAGGCCCGTGGCGAGGACGAACATAGTCATCTCCGACGGTATGCAGTTCGAACTCAGGACGGTGCGTGTTTTGGTGAGCGTGATTTGGATTCTGGGGCAATCGAGTTTGGAGACATGACGGATCGGTCGCTTCGTTCTGAACTGGAGGCCCACGTTGAGCAGCGTGTTCGCGTCGAGAACGGGGATGGGGCTGCAGAGGAAGAGGTTGATGAAGAGATCGAGCGGCGACTGAATGCGTTGGGGTATACGGAGTGA
- a CDS encoding glycosyltransferase family 4 protein codes for MRVAFVSNVVYPFVTGGAEKRIHEIGTRLTNKGHDVTIYGRQFWDGPEETTHEGMTLRAVAPGTELYTGDDGRRSITEALDFAARTVYPLNKYLRQNDHDVVVASVFPHFPVLAAKLATVGTDTPLVTTWHEVWGDYWNDYLGHLAPFGKLTEQITARIPQHPIAVSGITADRLARIGQDRTRIRTIPNGIDFDQIRAIEPAADGFDVLFAGRLIEDKRVDVLLRAFDRVAPADTTLGIVGDGPEREALEQLTTTLNSADQITFLGFLDDYADVLAHMRAADVFASPSTREGFGITYAEAMAAGCTVIGADHPDSAADEVIGDAGFLVEPTVDALTKTLEAALCGDRPSSDPVERAQRYDWDAVADQAETAYQNAIDGSW; via the coding sequence ATGCGCGTCGCCTTCGTCAGTAACGTCGTCTACCCCTTCGTCACCGGCGGCGCCGAAAAACGCATCCACGAGATCGGTACTCGCCTAACCAACAAGGGCCACGACGTCACGATCTATGGACGGCAGTTCTGGGACGGCCCTGAAGAGACCACCCACGAGGGGATGACCCTCCGCGCCGTCGCCCCCGGAACCGAGCTCTACACCGGCGACGACGGCCGACGCTCCATCACCGAAGCGCTCGACTTCGCTGCCCGCACAGTCTACCCCCTCAACAAATATCTCCGCCAGAACGACCATGACGTCGTCGTCGCCTCCGTCTTCCCGCACTTCCCCGTCCTGGCCGCCAAGCTCGCAACCGTCGGCACCGACACCCCACTGGTCACCACTTGGCACGAGGTCTGGGGCGACTACTGGAACGACTACCTCGGCCACCTCGCCCCATTCGGGAAACTCACCGAACAAATCACCGCCAGAATCCCACAGCACCCCATCGCTGTCTCCGGCATCACCGCCGACCGCCTCGCCCGTATCGGCCAGGACCGAACCCGTATCCGGACCATCCCCAACGGCATCGACTTCGACCAGATCCGCGCCATCGAGCCCGCCGCCGATGGCTTCGACGTCCTCTTCGCCGGCCGCCTGATCGAGGACAAGCGCGTCGACGTACTCCTCCGGGCGTTCGACCGCGTCGCCCCCGCCGACACGACACTCGGCATCGTCGGCGACGGCCCGGAACGCGAAGCGCTCGAACAACTCACGACGACTCTCAATTCAGCCGACCAGATCACCTTCCTCGGCTTCCTCGACGACTACGCGGACGTGCTCGCCCATATGCGCGCCGCGGACGTGTTCGCCTCCCCGAGCACGCGCGAAGGCTTCGGCATCACCTACGCCGAGGCGATGGCCGCCGGCTGTACCGTCATCGGCGCCGACCACCCCGACTCCGCAGCTGACGAGGTGATCGGCGACGCTGGGTTCCTCGTCGAGCCAACCGTCGACGCCCTCACGAAGACACTCGAAGCGGCACTTTGCGGTGACCGACCATCTTCGGACCCCGTCGAACGCGCGCAGCGATACGATTGGGACGCAGTCGCGGACCAGGCTGAAACTGCTTATCAAAATGCCATCGACGGATCCTGGTGA
- a CDS encoding tyrosine-type recombinase/integrase has translation MTDTNDGFDESDRPKDIPENPDQPTTNPDQDQDDSENPTRKIRTDGGEVVTGPGQHAHQTPQPHGPETPDSRMVGRSQDTHTNLARPTESTNSQTDSSPTNFAEPYTDSKTTNSPNGDQLFSGVVLVDAVAEFYLDTNPWDVQPNTVTAYRNRLKYFQEFCAKRGIEDLGTVQPKTLDEFQNYLHKESSLEATSSIKGCLAALRKFLQYCERRGVFDHGFHKLVILPTLSKHEGQDERWLARESAEEIVDHLETYRPFTKAHVVWAILAETGIRQSTLYALDLDDYDAEERYLSIVNREETGTRLKNGYRAERELSISADAARAIDGYIQENRNAVTDDHGREPLVTTRNGRLQKGTIRQYVYAWTRPCATGQDCPVGEDPDTCDAAQTNNAAYDCPESLSPHPVRRGYITHLRANGVPTEDVISKRCDANPDTIERWYDMSTESDRREARREYVEDL, from the coding sequence ATGACCGACACAAACGACGGTTTCGACGAATCCGACCGGCCCAAAGACATCCCGGAGAATCCCGACCAACCCACGACCAATCCCGACCAAGACCAGGACGACTCAGAGAACCCGACTCGGAAGATCCGGACTGATGGTGGGGAAGTAGTCACGGGCCCGGGCCAGCATGCCCACCAAACGCCACAACCCCACGGTCCCGAGACGCCGGATTCCCGGATGGTTGGTCGGTCCCAGGATACCCACACCAACCTTGCCCGACCAACAGAAAGTACTAACAGCCAGACCGACAGCTCACCGACCAATTTCGCCGAGCCGTACACTGATTCGAAAACGACCAATTCCCCGAATGGCGACCAACTGTTCTCCGGGGTTGTCTTGGTCGACGCCGTCGCCGAGTTCTACCTTGACACAAACCCCTGGGACGTCCAGCCGAACACCGTTACAGCCTACAGAAACCGACTCAAGTACTTCCAGGAGTTCTGCGCGAAACGCGGCATCGAGGACCTCGGGACCGTCCAGCCCAAGACACTCGACGAGTTCCAGAACTACCTTCACAAAGAGTCCTCACTTGAGGCGACGTCCTCGATCAAGGGTTGTCTGGCTGCCCTCCGGAAGTTCCTCCAGTACTGCGAGCGCCGGGGCGTGTTCGACCACGGGTTCCACAAGCTCGTCATCCTCCCGACGCTCTCCAAACACGAGGGCCAGGACGAGCGCTGGCTGGCCAGAGAGAGCGCCGAGGAAATCGTCGACCACCTGGAGACGTACCGCCCCTTCACCAAGGCACACGTCGTCTGGGCCATCCTCGCGGAGACCGGGATCCGGCAGTCTACACTCTACGCGTTGGACCTCGACGACTACGACGCCGAGGAGCGTTACCTCTCGATTGTCAACCGAGAGGAGACCGGGACGAGACTGAAGAACGGCTACAGAGCCGAACGCGAACTCAGTATTTCCGCGGACGCCGCCCGGGCCATCGACGGCTACATCCAAGAGAACCGGAACGCCGTCACCGACGACCACGGACGTGAGCCACTCGTGACAACGCGCAACGGCCGGCTCCAGAAGGGCACGATCCGCCAGTACGTCTACGCCTGGACCCGGCCGTGTGCCACCGGCCAGGACTGCCCGGTCGGCGAGGATCCAGACACGTGCGACGCCGCCCAGACGAATAACGCCGCCTACGACTGTCCGGAATCCCTCTCCCCACATCCCGTCCGTCGAGGGTACATCACCCATCTCCGGGCCAACGGTGTCCCCACCGAGGACGTGATCTCGAAGCGGTGTGACGCCAACCCAGACACGATCGAACGGTGGTACGACATGAGCACCGAGTCTGACCGACGCGAAGCGCGACGGGAGTACGTCGAGGACCTGTAA
- a CDS encoding type II toxin-antitoxin system HicB family antitoxin codes for MSTGREIRLIEEYDGGWSAIDDGTGVASQGETRREALDNLDEAVELTKEEREADTDAPEPDAPWFEA; via the coding sequence ATGAGCACAGGGCGCGAAATCCGCCTCATTGAAGAGTACGACGGTGGCTGGTCGGCCATCGACGACGGAACTGGCGTCGCGAGCCAGGGCGAGACGCGTCGGGAAGCCCTCGACAACCTCGATGAAGCGGTCGAACTGACCAAGGAAGAACGAGAAGCGGACACCGACGCACCCGAGCCGGATGCGCCGTGGTTTGAGGCGTGA
- a CDS encoding type II toxin-antitoxin system HicA family toxin — protein MRRGLRRDGRTARLLRSRYCEGTHQPQLSERPPARSHVILEYTNPDTGEVRTVTVPKHDRLKIGTLQSIAEQCGAADFHKWCRWVDDLR, from the coding sequence ATGCGCCGTGGTTTGAGGCGTGACGGACGCACCGCGAGACTTCTCCGGTCAAGATATTGTGAAGGCACTCACCAGCCTCAACTATCGGAAAGACCGCCAGCGCGCAGCCACGTCATCCTGGAGTACACAAACCCCGATACTGGAGAGGTTCGAACGGTAACGGTCCCGAAGCACGACCGCCTCAAAATCGGAACGCTCCAAAGCATCGCGGAACAGTGCGGTGCAGCCGACTTCCACAAGTGGTGCCGCTGGGTCGACGATCTTCGGTAG
- a CDS encoding tyrosine-type recombinase/integrase has protein sequence MSDLDPIEPRNALELYLADKEGTLSQSSIRSHRWRVSAFVDWLDERGITNMNELTGRLVKEYQLEGRKANDWAPSTENSMMTTIRVFIRWCEGIEAVESGLSERVQPPTISGDDDVRDEQLDAETAQEVLKNLDRFHYCSRPHVTLAVMWHTMARCGAVRSLDLDDYDAEKQSLRFTHRPETGTPLKNKQTSERHVAISESLADLLDDWIELKRPDVTDEYGRDPLITTTNGRIAKGTIAGYAYKYTQPCRYKRRCPLDRNPEMCESTDHGKVSSCPESVSPHPFRRGSITHWLRSDVPTKIVSDRADVSEGVIDKHYDERTDQEKMEQRREYLDNV, from the coding sequence ATGTCAGACCTCGATCCAATCGAACCTCGAAACGCACTCGAATTGTACCTCGCGGACAAGGAGGGAACCCTCTCTCAGAGTTCCATCCGGTCCCATCGGTGGCGCGTCTCCGCGTTCGTCGACTGGCTCGACGAGCGAGGGATCACCAACATGAACGAACTGACGGGTCGCCTCGTCAAAGAGTACCAACTCGAAGGCCGAAAGGCGAACGACTGGGCTCCGTCGACCGAGAACTCGATGATGACCACCATCCGGGTGTTCATACGGTGGTGTGAAGGCATCGAGGCCGTCGAGAGCGGGCTCTCCGAGCGCGTCCAGCCCCCGACCATCTCCGGGGACGACGACGTTCGCGACGAGCAACTCGACGCGGAGACGGCCCAAGAAGTTCTGAAAAACCTCGACCGGTTCCACTACTGTAGTCGGCCCCACGTGACGCTGGCGGTGATGTGGCACACGATGGCCCGCTGTGGCGCCGTTCGATCGCTTGATCTCGACGACTACGATGCGGAGAAACAGTCTCTCCGGTTCACGCATCGGCCCGAGACCGGGACGCCACTCAAGAACAAACAGACGTCCGAGCGCCACGTCGCCATCTCGGAGTCGCTCGCTGACCTACTCGATGACTGGATTGAGCTCAAGCGCCCTGATGTCACCGATGAGTACGGTCGAGATCCACTCATCACTACCACGAACGGGCGCATCGCAAAGGGCACAATAGCGGGATATGCGTACAAGTACACCCAACCATGCCGGTACAAACGGCGATGCCCGCTGGATCGGAACCCCGAGATGTGTGAGTCGACCGATCACGGCAAGGTCAGTAGCTGCCCGGAGTCCGTCTCACCCCACCCGTTTCGGCGCGGTTCGATCACGCACTGGTTGCGCTCCGACGTCCCAACCAAGATTGTCTCGGATCGTGCAGACGTCTCTGAGGGCGTTATCGACAAGCACTACGACGAGCGCACTGACCAAGAGAAGATGGAACAACGACGGGAGTATCTCGATAACGTGTAG
- a CDS encoding transcriptional regulator: MTTLHIIVGDRAQLREDTLQFIQTAEADGLDASDERAVLQFGTYDDLVDSLTPLRLDLIQAIAKERPSSMREAARLVDRDVSDVHADLKQLDVLGILELKEGGPGGAIQPVVPFDTIEMHIDYPLLDDVDGDSTPASAD; this comes from the coding sequence ATGACCACGCTTCACATCATCGTCGGCGACCGAGCACAGCTCCGAGAGGACACGCTCCAGTTCATTCAGACTGCCGAGGCTGATGGACTGGATGCAAGCGATGAGCGTGCAGTACTCCAGTTCGGGACCTATGACGATCTCGTCGACAGCCTCACACCACTGCGCCTCGATCTCATCCAGGCGATCGCCAAAGAGCGCCCATCCAGCATGCGTGAGGCTGCACGACTCGTCGACCGCGACGTCTCCGATGTCCATGCAGATCTGAAACAGCTGGATGTGCTGGGTATCCTCGAGCTCAAGGAGGGAGGCCCTGGCGGAGCGATCCAGCCAGTTGTCCCCTTCGATACAATCGAGATGCACATCGACTACCCCCTTCTCGACGATGTCGACGGAGACAGCACTCCCGCTAGCGCTGACTAG
- a CDS encoding toxin-antitoxin system TumE family protein: MGQELTHRYTHVEAGLVENVVIRRTTDTDAYPSGWKYTLHLGTLQDLTLIRYDNAHEDTKGHELHTAAGDADVEFPGMEELIVEFWASADEYWDTIGGTPPRPY; this comes from the coding sequence ATGGGCCAAGAACTCACGCACCGCTACACCCATGTCGAAGCTGGACTCGTCGAGAACGTCGTCATCCGACGGACGACCGACACAGACGCCTACCCGTCCGGCTGGAAGTACACACTGCACCTGGGAACGCTGCAAGATCTGACGCTCATCCGCTACGACAACGCTCACGAAGACACCAAAGGCCACGAACTCCACACCGCTGCTGGGGACGCAGACGTCGAGTTCCCTGGTATGGAAGAACTCATCGTCGAGTTTTGGGCCAGTGCTGACGAATACTGGGACACGATCGGTGGCACCCCACCCCGTCCCTATTGA
- a CDS encoding MarR family transcriptional regulator, with translation MGTEEAANRQKVSDDQVIQLFRDARQPIRTAGDLTEQLPITRQAVNKRLKRLASQGLLCRRKVGSSAVVYWLPES, from the coding sequence ATGGGCACCGAAGAGGCCGCGAACCGACAGAAGGTTAGTGACGACCAGGTTATCCAGTTGTTCCGAGACGCACGTCAGCCGATTCGGACCGCAGGCGATCTCACTGAACAGTTGCCCATCACCCGCCAAGCTGTGAATAAACGGCTTAAGCGACTTGCTTCGCAAGGGCTTCTATGTCGACGAAAAGTCGGCAGTTCGGCTGTAGTCTATTGGCTCCCAGAGAGTTAG
- a CDS encoding winged helix-turn-helix domain-containing protein has product MPGPDPKVPDEQILQLVALSPDPIVTAGELTEQMEMTQQGVNKRLKSLVEAGYLESRKVGGAARVYWITPAGRKVAATADLD; this is encoded by the coding sequence ATGCCCGGTCCGGATCCCAAAGTCCCAGACGAGCAGATTCTCCAACTCGTCGCCCTCTCTCCGGACCCTATCGTGACTGCGGGTGAGCTCACCGAGCAGATGGAGATGACACAACAGGGCGTAAACAAGCGACTCAAATCACTTGTTGAAGCTGGCTATCTTGAAAGCCGAAAAGTGGGCGGAGCAGCACGGGTGTACTGGATCACACCTGCAGGGAGAAAGGTGGCAGCAACCGCAGATCTGGACTAA
- a CDS encoding RNA-guided endonuclease InsQ/TnpB family protein codes for MADDYVRRTAITRLEITDEQRDLLEETISEWKRGCQLATDMAWGTCNTKSDVQPLAYDDVREHTDLGSQHAILATHQAAQAITSCIERKAKGKKVSKPTFTAPTVKYDTRTMTLFDDDTVSLSTTESRVRCPLALPDADDGYQRQYLDSDEWSVTESTLTARDGDYLLHIGFRRYKNDTERNTAEDGTVLGVDLGIENLAVTSTAFFFSGRELAHDLREFEKVRAGLQQSGTRSAHRTLEQSSGRELRYVRDVLHRASNAIVDEALRYECDVIVFENLTHIRDRTGASWGHKWAFRTLYEQVEYKAEAEGISVKQVGSAYTSNRCAECGFTADENRPTRNDFRCVKCESEANADYNAAKNIGMRYVRRGQQSSRRTGDSQLALKSGTVTPSGGFTAHPKGFDAEFTDKPHPQRANPSG; via the coding sequence GTGGCAGACGACTACGTGCGTCGGACGGCAATCACTCGCCTTGAGATAACGGACGAGCAACGCGACCTCCTCGAAGAGACGATCTCCGAGTGGAAGCGTGGTTGCCAACTCGCCACGGACATGGCGTGGGGCACGTGCAACACCAAAAGCGACGTACAGCCCCTCGCCTACGACGACGTGCGCGAACACACCGACCTCGGGAGTCAGCACGCGATTCTCGCCACCCACCAAGCCGCACAAGCCATCACCAGCTGTATCGAACGGAAGGCGAAGGGCAAGAAGGTGAGTAAGCCCACCTTCACCGCACCCACGGTGAAGTACGACACCCGGACCATGACGCTGTTCGATGATGATACGGTGTCGCTCTCCACCACGGAGAGTCGCGTCCGGTGTCCGCTTGCCCTCCCCGACGCCGACGATGGCTACCAGCGACAGTACCTCGACTCCGACGAGTGGAGCGTCACAGAAAGCACGCTCACCGCCCGTGACGGCGACTACCTCTTGCATATCGGTTTCCGCCGGTACAAGAACGATACGGAGCGGAACACCGCCGAGGACGGAACGGTCCTCGGGGTTGACCTCGGTATCGAAAACCTCGCTGTCACCAGCACCGCCTTCTTCTTCAGCGGGCGGGAGTTGGCTCACGACCTCCGCGAGTTCGAGAAAGTACGCGCCGGACTCCAACAGAGCGGGACGCGAAGCGCCCACCGGACGCTCGAACAGTCGAGTGGCCGGGAACTTCGCTACGTCCGCGACGTACTTCACCGAGCGTCGAACGCGATCGTGGATGAAGCACTCCGATACGAGTGTGACGTGATAGTCTTCGAAAACCTAACCCACATCCGCGACCGCACAGGTGCGTCGTGGGGTCACAAGTGGGCGTTCCGAACGCTGTACGAGCAAGTGGAGTATAAAGCCGAAGCGGAAGGTATCTCGGTGAAGCAAGTCGGGTCGGCGTACACGTCGAATCGGTGCGCCGAGTGTGGCTTCACGGCAGACGAGAATCGCCCGACCCGCAACGACTTCCGGTGTGTGAAGTGCGAGTCGGAAGCGAACGCGGACTACAACGCGGCAAAGAACATCGGTATGCGGTATGTCCGCCGGGGCCAACAGTCGTCTCGGCGGACGGGCGACAGTCAGCTCGCCCTGAAGTCTGGAACAGTGACGCCGAGTGGCGGATTCACCGCCCACCCGAAAGGGTTCGACGCCGAGTTCACGGACAAGCCCCACCCTCAACGAGCGAACCCGTCAGGGTGA
- a CDS encoding MarR family transcriptional regulator, with the protein MISKAGIAVIDALSTGREATPVDLATETGYSQTHIYEVLDDLLDAGLLIERRRPNNQRKVRVADHPVIEAYRTLQSKLNHVEWADLLSPAALKVCWFLDEPRRVSEIAKRLGITRQGVHKALSPLKNRAMLSPSGPDYAVSEDLAPLLAFAQAVVTHEHRSRARDIAPSATIEWCDPKRTLVRVQTTEDTDALLDAPDWQVTGLGRFEDYGLQFFLAGEPAFWYAPDEELTPGEVVCHTLALDSGSRRVSYAMLLIEALDIDQETLTETATWYDLETTVAAMYQAPQEGVEDSDEIPVVLPSESEFMALKEQYGVV; encoded by the coding sequence GTGATTTCAAAGGCCGGAATCGCCGTGATTGACGCTCTGAGTACCGGCCGAGAAGCGACGCCAGTGGATCTCGCAACTGAAACCGGGTATTCACAGACACACATCTACGAGGTGCTCGATGACTTGCTGGACGCGGGGCTCTTGATCGAACGCCGTAGGCCCAACAACCAGCGGAAAGTCCGTGTCGCGGACCACCCGGTCATTGAAGCGTACCGGACGCTGCAGTCGAAGCTCAATCACGTTGAATGGGCTGACCTCCTCTCGCCCGCCGCCCTCAAAGTGTGCTGGTTTCTCGACGAACCCCGTCGAGTATCCGAGATTGCAAAGCGACTCGGGATTACTCGACAAGGCGTTCACAAGGCGCTGTCGCCGCTCAAAAACCGGGCAATGCTGTCCCCGTCTGGCCCCGATTACGCGGTAAGTGAGGACCTCGCACCGCTGCTGGCGTTCGCGCAGGCCGTCGTGACCCACGAGCACCGATCGCGAGCCCGGGATATCGCGCCGAGTGCGACTATCGAGTGGTGCGACCCGAAACGAACACTCGTCCGCGTGCAGACCACTGAAGATACAGACGCGCTACTAGACGCACCAGATTGGCAGGTGACCGGGCTTGGTCGATTCGAGGATTACGGGCTACAATTCTTCCTTGCAGGTGAGCCCGCGTTCTGGTACGCGCCCGACGAGGAACTCACACCGGGCGAAGTGGTGTGTCACACGCTTGCCCTCGATAGCGGCTCCCGCCGGGTTAGCTATGCAATGTTGTTGATCGAGGCGTTAGATATCGACCAGGAGACGCTCACAGAAACGGCAACGTGGTACGATCTGGAAACCACGGTCGCTGCGATGTACCAGGCACCACAGGAAGGGGTCGAAGACTCGGACGAGATCCCTGTCGTCCTTCCAAGTGAATCAGAATTTATGGCGCTCAAAGAGCAGTACGGTGTAGTATGA